A stretch of DNA from Manihot esculenta cultivar AM560-2 chromosome 7, M.esculenta_v8, whole genome shotgun sequence:
ccttagattCGGCTTTcaaaactccaagttcggccgccgaacgttgcatggttttgcatgcaggttcggcagccgaaggagaggcggtttgCCACCTATTAaacgcctccagtcggtgaaatggataagtataGCTTATCTTTTCACTTCCAGAGGTAAGATCATGTCCTCCATGAgtatttttcatggttttagcaaagcttgcaaaggtttgattggttttcatattgttttgaaggttttaagctaaaaagagaagttttgtggtttggagagtttgaaggagagttgctctatATCTCttagttcagatcgttcatcttcttgtattcaagaggtaagtgaagatcttgaacttcttttgataatttatagaggttttatggaggttttgggtagagttgcatgattagggtaaaagtaTGTGTTTTTTGTGTTTTATGGgtgaaagcttgtatatgtattatgtttgttgtttttgttggggttttaagttagttttggacccctttgtacatatactagagtatatgtatgttgaggagtgagttttgcatgttttgggtgttgggAAGGAGTGAGGAGCTTGGTTGCCGTCGAggatgagttctggatgaactcaggttcggcagccgaaggtacattcggccgccgaaccccttgaggaggtggctttggcTACCAAACCccgcccccgagagttttgagtttcggctctggaagggggattcggccgctgaaggtgccgccgaaggttagagactttcgtctctggagtatgtttcAGCCCcggaaccttgcccccgaaagggttcggctgccgaaagtagagattcggccgccgaaggtgcttgagtttcggctctggagaggacattcggccgccgaacctcccgccgaaagtgtcctgtccagccttcttttgcatgctttatgtgattgttttaggatgttttagaggggttttggggcgtTGTTTAAAAGttctttatgagttgtttagagtgtgtttggtacctcagttgagtccacctgtgtaggtttggactgAGGAACCGAGAAGGCCCCAGagtgagagttggcccagagttagccaagcattggctacaggtgagtggaactaaacttgatattttaaattgagaaatgacacatttctagcatgatccatgcatcataaaatgccatgttatgtattaggttgtgttgcattagaatccacgaatatgatgtattgcataagatgatatttgtatggatgaatgttggatgatccttagcccttgatatgagatcagatactatgagatgagatatggcatgaggtagccataccaggtcgctcctggatagtctaggtcgctcctggtactatgagttagacagtcagcctgtcagatcagataagagaagtccaggtgatgacctagtctccttggcatagTGGGACATGTTGTGATATGAgtcagataagagaagtccaggtgatgacctagtctccttggcacagcaggacatatgtagtaaagggctattggtgacaagttcatccgtgagatgatatgtttgtgatgtgatgcatttcataaaaacatgaaacgaatgaattgttttattgttcctcctcactgggctatagagctcatcccactcccttaaccccagttttgcaggttctgagatagctatgggaagtcaaagtcagcaagagtaaagaggaaagatatgcatgaatgtatgtttgtaatagtatagtggacatgatgtaattaacagattagttgtaatgtaatacatagatatgtactgtcatatactggatagacttgtgctttccctaatgTCTTTGTTGTAGTGtagtgtatgattaatccctttgtacatggatcctgttttacgtttcttgatgagaaatgtgtgaatcaggcttaatgtatggctttgatgagataccagtgggttgtgttcgggaagaaagggtttcaatcccttgacccacagcagtcagtagtcactggtataggccctgagggccttTTCAGACTTGCATATCTGAGTAAGAatagttaagtctggtagttgtacaggattgttgagtatgtttttgatcatgtatgggatgtatcaggtacacagagataTGTTCGGCttactacaggtcccggcggccttatgccaaaTTGGATCCTAGTGTCGGtaatggttcggaccgttacagaggggtatcggtttccgggtcgttacagcccgGGTCAGCTTAACCGAcaaaaccttagaaaagatagcATGGCCCTTCGATTCAAGTAAGTTAAGATTTGCTAAGTGGACACATGGCTTAAGGTTttcatgattaaaattaaataaggttAAATGAAATTCACAATTTGAATTAAGGAAATGGGTCAAGTATTAGAGAATTTGAGCAGATCGATGAAACCAGTAAGGCAACAGAGGCAAAAAATAACATAAGTACAAGTGCAGACATAAATAAAATCTCATTCATTGCAGATCGGCATACAATCAAGCGTTGGAAGTAAAAAGGCAAAAGCACACTACATACATAAAAAAGAACAAAATCACTGTTTTATTCAGTCTTCTAGGATTACAGGAGGAAAAATCGTCCTTAGAGGATTAACATCAGTgactatattattatttacatcATCTACAGCACTATCCCTTGGGAGTCCGACACTCTCTGACTCCTGCCCATCAATACTTACGAAGGGCACAATCTCACCCCTCAGAGGTCTAGCTCCCTGAGGTCCAACACCTTCTCCCTGAGGCCTAGCATTTTCTTCATGAGACTCAGTTGTTGCAGGAGGAGCACCTTTAGGCAACGGGTTGCCATCCTCCCCATAACAcacctcctcgccatcagaaTCTACTTTAGGAGCTCGGAGCTGAGCTAATGGGATGGAGGGGGCATCCTTGGCCTATTTCAGACCCTGGTTGAACCCGGAGGTGAACATACGGAAAGCTCTGTGCCATAACTTGTTCTTCATCGTGTCAGAAGCTTTGAACTCCGCAAGTCACGCCTCACAAGCCTCCTCGATCTTGGCCTTCAacaatttttatgttaattaaaatactattttttatatttaaaattataaaaataatattttattattaaaaaaataatattatattaagtaAGAACCTATTTAACCTTTGAATAAAAATACatgatttaattgaaaaaaaaatattgtaatccttgaataaaaatataaaaatttaattaaacttattttctattttaatatgagaacttttATGCAAATCTTTTCCCAACAACCACAAAAAAATGAGATTTAAGTATCTTTGTAGCATCTAAACTCCTTTTGTAGGAGGCTTGTAGCTTTCATTTTGTATCATCAGCCGAGGAATCTAATAAGCTACTAGGTTGCTTAAGTTGTGCCAAATAGTTAATTTAGGGTAATGGTGTCATAAATGGTGGTTGATCTGCCTCCCATGTGCTCCAACTCTCACCTAATGCACTTTTTAATTGGAAGAATTAAAGCATTGTTCTATACATGAATGTTCTAAGAGTTTTCAACTGAAGTGGATGTGAAACTATAGTTTGCTTGAAATGACAACAAGTACCCTAGAATCTAGGTAAGGTGGAAAACTTCACATAAAACCAATACACAGGATTCAACTGGAAATTTGGGTTTTTGAGAATTAGTGAGGTTAGAAAATGGCTAAGCTCTTAATATCATGAAGAATTCCttaaaaatttgagagaaaGGCCTCCTTCAACTGCTCCAATTATCTATAGAAATCTCCCttaattacaatatttttaaagccaaaattattcaaaatttcaaaCTCACATTCCACTAATATTTATTATCTCTGTCATGACCATGTGATTGAGTGTTTAGCCTAACTTATTTTATCAGTAGCTAAAagtatattattactttgcaaattcatatttgagtttttaatcttcaacttttataaataaatgatttgAGTATTTATGTGGTAATATGTTCAACCATAGACTCTTATACAATTCTTCAAAATGCAAAAAGTATTTATGGTTTTAATTTGAGAGTTCGAATCTTAATcatgatttaattaataaaaaaatcaaaattcaaaaattgatattttaagaaaatagttttttttttttttcaaaaaaaggaAATCTCTTGAAAACCAGCTGTTTCTGGGCCAATTTCAAGGCAGCCCAGCCCAATGTAAAAACAAACTCTTCTGAATCTATACGTTATGAACCtgaaatatcagttttcttCTCTGCTTCTTGTGTCTGTACCATTTTGTATTCTCATCTCCCTCCCTAtactctgtctctctctctctctctctctctctccttctgTGCAATCTTTTTTTAAACCCTAAATTCGATCTTCATGGGAGAATCCATTCCTCCTCGCCCCATATCCGTTCATCAAGTTCTTGGTGGCGGCGCAGGTTTCCTCTCGCTATTTCAATAACATAATTGTTACTCGATATGAATGGAAATTCCATGTCCTAGAATCATAAACTTGTCTGTGATTTTGATTTCGGATGGATCTGATCTTTCAGATGATGAATTTTTGGTCTGTTTTCttctaattttatcaatttttcttTGTTGGAATAGTGGCTGATTTGCTGTTATGGAAGAAATGGTTTGCGAGCGTTACGGTTCTTTTGACTGCGACTACTATGTGGATGCTGTTTGAGCGAGCTGGTTATAATCTCTTGTCTTTTGTAGCCAATGTGTTGTTCCTTCTTGTTGCCATTCTATTCATATGGGCCAAATCTGCCACCCTTCTCAACAGGTTCTCTTTTAGGACCCTTTTCCATCTCTGAATGCTtttcaatttgaaatttttgCCATTATCAATTCTACTTGTATACTTCCATTTTCCCTTCGTTTGTGATAAttcattttgcaagaaaagagtTCAGTTCAAATGAATCCTTGCAAAATTATGCATGATTTCATTTTCTCAGTTCTTCCATTCCAAACAAGAAAATtgatagaaaagaaaagaattgaattgaatttttgtgaaattttttattctgaTTAAGGGGTTCATAAAATGTGAAAGTGGTTAGTTCTGTGCTTCAGGCCTCTCCCTCCCCTGCCTGACCTAGAAATTTCTGAGGAGACTATTGTCAAAGCTGCTGATGCGCTTCAAGTGTATGCCAATCATGCATTGTCAATTGCTCGTTTGATTGCGATTGATAGAAATTTGAAATTATTCCTTCAGGTTCGGAGATTTAGCCCTTGAAGCAAACTTTTTGTGCAAGATGTTAGAGTTtttgtgttattttatttttatgggtTAATTACAAGTTACTTCTTGATGATTGCCTTcaaaaacattttgatcattgCTGTTTAAGGAGTAGcaattttaattcatatattacCATATGTGAAAATCATAATATTTTGAGGGACTAAAGTGTTATATACTATAGCAATTTAGAAATTATGGTCAATTTGAAACTTTACTTTAGAGACTGAAGagtaatttaatctaaaatttcgGGGACTTAAATGCAAggaattttagaattttatgaTTATGGActaagaaatttaataatagtCTTCAATGGCTAATTTTCAAATAGTATTTTAGTGAGGACCAAATTGTGTGTAGAAAACCTCAGGGGTTTTGCATTTAATCCTATTTTTATTGATTCAAGTGGCTTTGTGTTTTCTGTGCATTATTTATATGCAATGTGATTCTGTAGGTCGCGATTGGTTTGTGGGTAGCATCATTTATTGGTAGTCTCTGCAATTTTCTCACTCTTGTCTATATTGGTAAGTTCTTTGTTGTCCATTGTTTCTCTTGAAGGGGTATGTAATTAAGGGTTTCGCTcaataataatttctttttgcaTGCTCATTCTGCAGGTGTTCTCCTTAGCTTTTCAGTTCCTGTACTTTATGACAAATACCAGCATCACATTGATGAAAAGTTGTCTGTAACACAcagaattattcaaacacagtATAGGAAAATCGATGATAGCCTCCTAAAGAAGATTCCACTACCATCAGGCAAGGAAAAGAAGTTTCAGTAGGTAAGTCTGTTTCTACCAACACCCCCCTCCTtccctcctctctctctctctctctctctctctctctctctcatgtcAATACTTTATCATTCTTGCACTTGTGGGATCTCTTCTAAAATTATCAAAACGAATTACTTGAATCCAAATTTATACCAAGGACAAAGCTTTCTGACTCCATATTTAAGACAAAAGAATCTTAGCGCATATCTCCATATGAGTGACGAAAAATAATATTCTAGATCTCTTAGCCTCAATCTGGAAAATTACGGAACAAAGAAAAGGAAATATGTGAgctcaagggaaataaaatagAGAGAGTGTGTTGGAATTTGATGATGGGCCCGGTCCAAGTTTGCATGTGGTGAGAGTGTTGAGCCCCACTAGGGGCTTGATTGAACTTGATGTGATAGTCTTCTCCAAAATGCTCTTAGACAATTTGGATTAGGCTCATTTCATTTTATATACTCTTCGTTATAATTGTAGTCTTCCGATGTGGGATTTTCACTTTTCCAACGCTCTCCCTCAAGTCCAACTGGCATAGCCCAGTTGTGACTCAATTGCCTTCATTTTGTCGTCTTGGGCTTGTGTTCTTTTTTTGTTTCAAAAGCCGATAATGGGCTCGGTTCAAGTCTGTATGTGGTGAGAGTATTGAGCCCTATATTACGGCTTGATTGAACTTGATGTGGTAGCCTCTTTCAAAAGCCCTTAGACAATTTGGATTGGGTTCACTTCACTTTATATACTCTTCATTTATTTCGTAGTTTTTCGACGCGGGATTCTTACTTCTCcatcagagagagagagaatgagggGGAATAGATGGCTGAGGGAGAGGTGAgtggaaaaaaaatcaaaaagaagGGCGAATTTTGAAGTGTGTGGATGGAGATCAAGATTCAAGAAAGTGGGGATTGGCTTGAGAGCACTGTGGAAACTGGAAGCCGTTTTGGGAGCCTTgccttctattttctttttatatttttctggatctctCTCTTGTTATTTTCAATTGAAAATATTGCAGCACTATCTAATCCATAATCTAGGggaaaatatagaaataattcCATGTCAACTGCTATTTAAGGTATTAGAACGTTTATACCTTCAGGGATATTATGACAACTGACCaaataacatatataaattttatttaggataatttataatatattcctAAGATTTTGTCTGAACTACAACTTAGTCCCTGCATTTTTAATAATCTTTAATGTTTCATTCTATTAACAAAATAGTCTTGTTAAATTCATTgttaaactataataatttagtcttgtatattttactttttgtaATGGTTTACTCCTTATAGTCTAAATATTACTAACATTTGCCCCTTAAATTTGGATTGCCTTCTTTAAATTAATGGTTGATTAACTGTGATTTTACCGAACGTACTATTTTGTTAACAGTATGAGAGCTCAGAGattaaattatcttttattaaaaaagtagaGATTAAGTCACGATTTTGTCAATCTCAATGATTATATTGTAAATTACCCTTTTATTTAATCAATCTGTACTTTCTGTTAGAAGATTCCTTAGCAGGTATAGGTTCTGCTATATTAATGAACTTGTTTTTTGTCGCCCAGTATTTATCTTTTGATTTATGATTTATGCAATCCATTTTTCTTTTACAAGCACTTGGTACATTTATTACTGTATTTTTAGCTAGTTTCATGCAACAATAAGTGGCATTAAATTTTACATATGGTCTTCTTCATAAGCGCTTAAGATAGATGTGATCCTTGTATGGTAGCTAATAAATTGTGCTAGTATATAGATTGGATTTTTGCATCTCACCAAGATTAAATTGGCAGCTAAAGGGTTGTTATTGCATGTAAATATCCTCAGTGGTACTGTGCTCATTAATTTTAGGGATAATAGCTAAAAGAATCCCAAGTTTTACTAATTTCAATAATTGTATCCTAAACCTCTTTTTCTTAATAGTTATACCTAAACTGTGGTCAACTGAACTAATTGTACACTGTCACTACCAGCTATCATTAAACTTATCGGCCATTAATCACCGAATGACAGTCGGGTACAGTTCTTTTAGGGGAAAAAGGTTTAGGTTGTAGTTGTAAGTAAAAGTAAGAGAATAATAAAGACTATTTATGTGCATGTCCATCTTTTTTCAAgctactttttaaaaataattaagactTTCTTTTAATTCAAATGTAAAGTTTTACCTATAGGAAAATACATCTGTTTGTTATTAGCATTTGCAATAtattcattattaataaatttaataattttaaaatttaaaaattattattttcattttatttaaggaaaataaatagaggaatgtaaaaaaaaaaaaaatcctttattattattattattactactaCTGCTACTTTGTTTGgatgaaaaaaatgaaagagataaaataataagagttttttttttttccgtaaAAAGATTGAAAATGATGAAGTTAAACAAAATATGATGTTACCATTTTATGATAAATGGCAAAAAAAGTTGCGTACTTCACTCTTTTACAATTACAGTCTAAACCCTTCTTTTAAACCAATTGTATCCTGCCATTAACGAGATGATCAATGGCTGTTAAGTTGGTTACAATAGGATACAATTAATTTGATGGCCATAGTTTCGGTCATGAttgttaagaaaaaaaaaagttttaagttgaAACTAGTAAAGTTTAGAGTTCTTTTGGCATTATCCCTTAATTTTATGGATTATTGCACAAGTAACTatcttgataaaaaatatatgctTAGATCTAGTGGGTTTACATACATTCTCTCAGTTTTTTTCTTCCTCGTTTTCTTTTCTAAGGTAATTTGTTAGTTACAGATGTGGATATTTTGGGAGGAACTGAGGCATGTAACATCCACTTGACTTGATTGATACAGGGTTCCAAGTAGTTCAGCAAAGTGTGGCTAGGGGTGTGCAGATTGGTTGTCAACATAGAATATGATCAGGTTCAATTCTACTCAGGTTCTCATTAGTAGCACTATCAAACATCAAATCCCAGTAATATTTGGGTGCAGGAACTGACCTAACTATCTACAACAAGTGAATGGGAGAGAATGTTCAATTTTTATTGTTTCTCTGGGTTGCCTTCTTTTGTTGTGATTTTCTCGTCACCAAGTATTTTTGATCCGTTATACCAAAAAATACTACTAATTGATGCCTCAAGTTCGTGTTCCTTACTGCTTGCTGTAGAAAACAATGATATTAATAACGGAGTGAATGAATGAGTGGTAGAGAGACTGAGAAATTAATTAGTTGGAATTTCTGTCTAAGTTCCAATTGACTAAAATGGAGCATGTTATGCACATTCACTTACTGaaaattatctttttctttttgctgtGATATATAATTGAGTGTGTAAATCTTAGCCGCCCTCCTTTCCAGCATTGTTTTTCTTCTATACGAGCATGTTAAAAAGAAGACATGCAAGATGAACTATATACAGTTTTTTCTCAGTGAGGGGAGGGGAGGGGAGGGGAGGAGCTGAATCAACGAATGTGTCGCAGGCGACAATGAACTAGAATTGACGTCAGCAGCAAGTTGGTTTTTAAGTACTTCACTATTGGCCTAATCAACAAATATGTCATTATATtctcaaaatttaatattttagcttgaattttaaattcatcCAACTAGAAGTCTTTTATCCAACAAGTAGAGTTTGGTTAATGGTAAAATCTCGTTATTCCTAAACTGAGATCCACAGCCGCACACAAATTCACCGTTCACCACAAGACAAGCGCAACCCCTCGGGTTCAGATCCTCTCAACTCATCATCAATtaatacaaaaaatttaaaaaaaaaaaaaaaaaaaagtccagGCACAATCAAGAAATTAAAGTTGACGTTTCACTTTGACCTCTATTTGGTTTGCCTGAGACAGGTTTGACCTCTATTTGGTTTCTGATACAAAATGGGGAAGAAATTTTCTCAGACCTCTTTAGTCATTCTGCTAAAATATTGTTGTCAACTGACGTATTTAGtcgatttattttaattttaattaaaaaaaattaaataaacatataattaaaattataaaaattaaacaacataaataattcaaagtaattaataatttttttaaaaaacattaaatagTTATTAAGTGATTTATCGTGGCTTTCGATGTTGGTGTCAGATCTAGCGATGTGGCCACCATTATTGAGATGTCGAAGTGGGTTTCTGGAATATCTATTAATTGTAGAGCTGTTGCTGCTTTTTTAGAAATGGGTCTACGAGCATCCAGTGGAGTATTTTTGGGTATAAGATTTTAGTAAAGCTGAATGATTCTTATTCAAATGGCAAATTGCATTAGATGAGATTTGCGATGTTTGCTCAGTTGTTTGTttgaaaaattgattaaattaaattaattaaaatgtttaatttatttttatttttattttttaattcgatttgatttttatttttaaaaattttaattattttaattcgatttaattttaataaaaaataataaaattaaatctaagatatattatttttgataatatttttatattaaattataattaaaattaaaatattttaattaaattttaaaatattaaaaataaagcattaaagaataaaaatttattaaaaaattcagttgattaaaataaatcgaatcgaatcagatcgatttgattcaaattaatttctatttaaaattgatttaatttgatttttataaaatttaatttttaatttttttaattcaattcaattttaaattaaatcaatttgagACAAACCCATTCAGACCAAGACGAACATAAACCCTCCTGAAATTTTTTAAACCTTTTAAAAGTATAtaggtaattttttttaaaacatgaaaaattattattaaatttctacatatttaaaaaatttatcaactcatttttattttaaaattatttaattaaatcatcattatattttataattttaaattctttaattcatttatcaaataaatttttgctatttaatctctgtattatatttcaattcaattttttttttcattttcaatattttaaattcaaattttcacttaaaatttttattagattatttactcattatttaatttatttttatatattatttttattattaagctatagtttttttaatttataatacttATTACTGATGGATTTATACGATagaaattatatgaaaataatttttaatgattagaatatttaaaaaaaattaaatttcaataataaatcctatattaaaatattatattattttaataatttttttttatagatttacATGTTACAATCGTAGcagaaagaaatttttttaataatatatttataacggttgataataatattattaaaaatatattttaaagaaatttttttaataatatatttataaaggttgataataatatcattaaaaatatattttaataaataaaaattaaatgagaataatcataatttaattataataatttattcactttttataaaaatttattttctaaatataaatttttcaagagacaatttattttactaattttttaattatattattttaaaaatattaaattttattaaatattaaaaaatattttaaacatttatttagaaaaataataattaatgataaattaatttagaaataatataaaattaaatagaattataataatcaattatatattattataatataaaagtgaataataattttgagaaagtaataaaaaaattaataaaataataacatatgagatatttatttaaattagatttttaaaCCGAATTTACCGT
This window harbors:
- the LOC110607499 gene encoding reticulon-like protein B11 gives rise to the protein MGESIPPRPISVHQVLGGGAVADLLLWKKWFASVTVLLTATTMWMLFERAGYNLLSFVANVLFLLVAILFIWAKSATLLNRPLPPLPDLEISEETIVKAADALQVYANHALSIARLIAIDRNLKLFLQVAIGLWVASFIGSLCNFLTLVYIGVLLSFSVPVLYDKYQHHIDEKLSVTHRIIQTQYRKIDDSLLKKIPLPSGKEKKFQ